A stretch of the Chlorobiota bacterium genome encodes the following:
- a CDS encoding amidophosphoribosyltransferase yields MNHEIDKPLCNCGVVGVFNHPQASVMTYYSLHSLQHRGQESAGIVTSFDLKHKNGKKKFSIHKGHGLVLDVFNEDNLTNDLTGNCAIGHNRYSTTGATNKRANIQPFYVSYHQGNLALAHNGNLTNTVQLWKELSSEGVLFQTTTDSELILHLIARSKENTTLGRIKDSLQKVEGAYSIVILTDDGLFAARDPRGFRPMCIGKKDDSYFIVSETCALDIISAEYVRDVEPNEIIFINNETVNTGKIFSSQIESIKPKPAHCIFEYIYFSRPDSKIFGHSVDKVRRKLGKKLAEEGGVSSNDNSKIIVVPVPDSSNTATLGYAQKNNELENADTRFELALIRSHYVGRTFISPGQSNREFKVKTKFNVVKGVLENQKVVLIDDSIVRGTTSKALINLVKEAKPKEIHFRVTSPPITHPCKYGMDFPSKDELIANQMDSNIEEIRKEIGVDSLQYLSVEGMLDAVPKDNGESYCTACFTGNYPVEIDLKATKLALEE; encoded by the coding sequence ATGAATCATGAAATTGATAAACCTCTTTGTAATTGTGGTGTAGTTGGTGTTTTTAATCATCCTCAAGCATCAGTTATGACTTATTATAGTCTACATTCACTTCAACACCGTGGTCAAGAATCGGCTGGTATTGTTACTTCTTTTGATCTTAAACACAAAAATGGGAAAAAAAAATTTTCTATTCATAAAGGTCATGGTTTAGTATTAGATGTTTTTAACGAAGATAATTTAACTAATGACTTAACTGGCAATTGTGCAATTGGACATAATAGATATTCTACGACTGGTGCAACTAACAAAAGAGCAAATATTCAGCCATTTTATGTTTCCTACCATCAAGGAAATCTAGCATTAGCACATAATGGTAACCTCACTAATACAGTTCAATTATGGAAAGAGCTTAGTTCTGAAGGTGTGCTTTTTCAAACTACTACAGATTCAGAATTAATTCTTCATTTAATAGCAAGAAGTAAAGAAAATACTACACTTGGAAGGATAAAAGATTCTTTACAAAAAGTTGAAGGAGCTTATTCGATTGTAATTTTAACTGATGATGGATTATTTGCAGCAAGAGATCCAAGAGGGTTCAGACCAATGTGTATTGGTAAAAAAGATGATTCATATTTTATAGTTTCTGAAACTTGTGCGCTTGACATAATTTCAGCTGAATACGTTAGAGATGTTGAACCAAATGAAATAATTTTTATAAATAATGAAACTGTTAATACTGGTAAAATCTTTTCTTCTCAAATTGAGTCTATAAAACCAAAACCAGCACATTGTATTTTTGAATACATTTATTTCTCAAGACCAGATAGTAAAATTTTCGGTCATAGTGTTGATAAGGTTAGAAGAAAGTTAGGGAAAAAACTTGCTGAAGAAGGTGGTGTTTCTTCAAATGATAATTCTAAAATAATTGTAGTTCCAGTTCCAGATTCATCTAATACAGCCACATTAGGTTATGCTCAAAAAAACAATGAATTAGAAAATGCTGATACAAGATTTGAATTAGCTTTAATCAGGTCTCATTATGTAGGAAGAACTTTTATTTCTCCCGGTCAATCAAATAGAGAGTTTAAAGTGAAAACTAAATTTAATGTGGTAAAAGGAGTTTTAGAGAATCAAAAAGTTGTTCTGATTGACGATTCGATTGTTAGAGGTACAACTTCAAAAGCTCTGATAAATTTGGTTAAAGAAGCAAAACCTAAAGAGATACATTTTAGAGTAACATCCCCCCCAATAACCCACCCATGTAAGTATGGAATGGATTTTCCATCTAAAGATGAATTAATTGCAAATCAAATGGATTCGAATATAGAAGAAATTCGGAAAGAAATTGGAGTTGATTCTCTTCAATATCTAAGTGTGGAAGGGATGCTTGACGCAGTTCCAAAAGATAATGGTGAAAGTTATTGTACTGCTTGTTTTACTGGTAATTATCCAGTAGAGATTGATTTGAAAGCAACCAAATTAGCACTTGAAGAGTAA
- a CDS encoding tetratricopeptide repeat protein — protein MSLFENNPENFNREDDKSNQKRNDYLSNLRKKIIENNLHENVGAINEDLLEEIITLSLETEEFNEALDVLKYWKLISPFSFTPHMLEGVVYTAMKKYRKSLNCFKKAEQYSPNDSTILLQKALTYELMNLYENALKCYNVILEYHIDNSEALFNKGRLLFEKEKFEKAEVIFKHLIKDIDFGESSTHYLALCFENTDREEDGLKVFEKLIERDPYNSNNWYNKGIILDDLGRLYKALESYNMALLLNPDLYAALFNKGNILADLGKSSEAIQAFSLCLKDTPEDGLISYGLATVYEELGDFKTALIYYSKAIELDFNGKDEEEIIPDCKMGKAVCLLILKKYQLALECFLSIILLHPNYNNLGRVYFLVAFIYNKQRKFKLANDYNILTVIAKHVNSDLLTNMCFTHFSTASYIDLINIVDNWINNSDINNFHLALKEFSIINLESNKKLFSIKEVKHKIKTIVNNLNVSEIKESMEIIDILI, from the coding sequence TTGAGTTTGTTCGAAAATAATCCAGAAAATTTTAATAGAGAAGATGATAAATCAAATCAGAAACGAAATGATTACTTATCAAATTTAAGAAAAAAAATTATTGAGAATAATCTACATGAAAATGTTGGAGCAATTAATGAAGATTTGTTAGAAGAAATTATTACTCTTTCTTTAGAAACAGAAGAATTTAATGAAGCCCTTGATGTGTTAAAATATTGGAAGTTAATTTCTCCTTTTTCATTTACTCCACATATGCTTGAAGGAGTTGTTTATACTGCTATGAAAAAGTATAGAAAGAGTTTGAATTGTTTCAAAAAAGCAGAACAATATTCACCCAATGATAGTACTATACTACTTCAAAAGGCTTTAACATATGAGTTAATGAACTTGTATGAAAATGCTTTGAAATGTTATAATGTTATTCTTGAATATCATATAGATAATTCAGAAGCATTGTTTAATAAGGGTAGATTATTATTTGAAAAAGAGAAATTTGAAAAAGCAGAAGTAATTTTTAAACATTTGATTAAAGATATTGATTTTGGTGAGTCTTCTACCCATTATCTTGCTCTTTGTTTTGAAAACACAGATAGAGAAGAAGATGGTTTAAAAGTTTTTGAAAAATTGATTGAAAGAGACCCATACAATTCAAATAATTGGTACAACAAAGGTATAATATTAGATGATTTAGGCAGACTTTATAAAGCACTGGAAAGTTATAATATGGCTTTATTATTAAATCCTGATTTGTATGCAGCTCTTTTTAACAAAGGAAATATTCTAGCAGATTTAGGAAAATCTTCTGAGGCTATTCAAGCATTTAGTTTATGCTTAAAGGATACTCCAGAAGATGGATTAATTTCATATGGATTAGCTACCGTTTATGAAGAATTAGGTGATTTTAAAACTGCTTTGATTTACTATTCAAAAGCAATTGAGCTCGATTTCAATGGAAAAGATGAAGAAGAAATAATTCCAGATTGTAAAATGGGTAAAGCAGTTTGTTTATTAATTTTAAAAAAATATCAACTAGCTTTAGAATGTTTTTTATCAATTATATTGTTACACCCAAATTACAATAATCTAGGCAGAGTTTACTTTTTAGTTGCTTTTATATACAACAAACAAAGGAAATTTAAATTAGCAAATGATTATAATATCTTAACTGTTATCGCAAAACATGTAAATTCTGATTTGTTAACTAATATGTGTTTTACACATTTTTCTACAGCTAGTTATATTGATTTAATTAATATTGTTGATAATTGGATAAATAATTCAGATATAAATAATTTTCATTTAGCCTTGAAAGAGTTTTCAATAATTAATTTAGAATCAAATAAAAAACTTTTTTCAATAAAAGAAGTTAAACATAAAATTAAAACAATTGTAAATAATTTAAATGTTTCTGAAATTAAAGAATCCATGGAAATTATAGACATATTAATTTAA
- the folB gene encoding dihydroneopterin aldolase, whose amino-acid sequence MTKIKINNVELYAYHGVSLEEKNLGGKFSYDLEITFDISKASQTDNIEDTIDYAFMINLVSEFILVNKFNLLEKLVVEICKLVIYKFQNIQKIKINLRKHQPPINCYINSVELEYELINFI is encoded by the coding sequence ATGACTAAAATTAAAATAAATAATGTTGAATTATATGCCTATCATGGAGTGAGTTTAGAAGAGAAAAATTTAGGTGGAAAATTTTCTTATGATTTAGAAATTACTTTTGATATTTCTAAAGCAAGCCAGACTGATAATATTGAGGATACTATTGATTATGCTTTTATGATAAACTTAGTTTCTGAATTTATTTTAGTAAATAAATTTAATCTTTTGGAAAAATTAGTTGTTGAAATTTGCAAATTGGTAATATATAAATTCCAAAATATTCAAAAAATAAAAATTAATTTAAGAAAGCATCAACCACCAATAAATTGCTATATTAATAGCGTTGAGCTTGAATATGAGTTAATAAATTTTATATAA
- a CDS encoding glycosyltransferase, giving the protein MKNLKSNVITLPKVHIFFLNFNRCNEVIKSLNDFLKVNYPIERIHFTVIDNNSTDGSKMKIESMFDSKLVSVVQNVKNLGSTARNIGILNKSADYNFVFDDDISPTNPNIIFETVILLENNKYFGALCFRCINYYSNQTEYSNFSEIASRKTIDNLYECMSVTGNGMCFRTTAMNGFTGYEDWMFWGGEEFPFAMKMLFNKIPIAYSEQIGIFHRRADRIITSEKSIEIEVRNNLWTAFKFFPLPIAIYFSLHHFFRRFLLNLVRGNKENVIASCIGIKKGLLGLNKIFSNRNTLTVSALARHNRWFINLFFRVRNTKKNFLEFGHP; this is encoded by the coding sequence TTGAAAAACCTAAAATCTAATGTAATTACGTTACCTAAAGTACATATATTTTTTTTAAACTTTAATAGGTGCAATGAAGTAATAAAATCATTAAATGATTTTCTAAAAGTAAATTATCCTATTGAGAGAATTCACTTTACAGTGATTGATAACAATAGTACTGATGGGTCTAAAATGAAAATTGAAAGTATGTTTGACTCAAAATTGGTAAGTGTTGTTCAAAATGTAAAGAATTTAGGATCTACTGCTAGAAATATTGGGATATTAAATAAATCTGCAGATTATAACTTTGTATTCGATGATGATATTTCACCAACAAACCCAAATATAATTTTTGAAACAGTTATACTTCTAGAGAACAATAAGTATTTCGGAGCATTATGTTTTAGATGCATTAATTATTATTCAAATCAAACTGAATATTCAAACTTTAGTGAAATAGCATCAAGAAAAACTATTGACAACTTGTATGAATGTATGTCGGTAACTGGAAATGGAATGTGTTTTAGAACCACAGCTATGAATGGGTTTACTGGGTATGAAGATTGGATGTTTTGGGGGGGTGAAGAATTTCCTTTTGCTATGAAAATGTTGTTTAATAAAATACCTATTGCTTACTCAGAACAAATTGGAATTTTTCACAGAAGGGCAGATAGAATTATTACATCTGAAAAATCTATTGAAATTGAAGTAAGAAATAATCTATGGACTGCTTTTAAATTTTTTCCATTACCAATTGCAATTTATTTTTCACTTCATCACTTTTTTAGAAGATTTTTATTGAATCTAGTTAGGGGTAACAAAGAAAATGTTATTGCTTCTTGCATTGGGATTAAAAAAGGACTTCTCGGATTAAATAAAATTTTCTCAAATAGAAATACATTGACAGTTTCTGCCTTAGCTAGGCATAATAGATGGTTCATTAACCTATTTTTCAGAGTTAGAAATACAAAAAAGAATTTTTTAGAATTTGGACATCCATAA
- a CDS encoding tetratricopeptide repeat protein — MIHKIKIRLLTLLLILPFISSCKTWNNFSTFYNLFWNIERIDKEIADETDYIRDESNPQPSFYIPNDDDQSKGLGYYPHLEKRTLNEKEKQSNKIKLDSILIKGSKLLSRNTNSDYLDGALFYIGKSYFYLGDYFQSQRKFAELVNTNPRSTYIPQGHLYWAMDLLKQAKPDSAKIQISRAIDAAFYHKQKNVLTEAYRLNADIDINNGDIEGALKPYYKALTLSSNNEESARWQYEIGLIQYRGGNFEKSILEFEKVKNYSPNDLTKFETLLQQAVAYRVLNKYNNAQMNLDIILNDDNFFKWKGLAEIEEVNLNSSRSGVELLTEEKLKYFDTTYKDKPYSMYGLYERGVRALRTGDYNSAWMNFTRTQNANTQFQKRARKYTNLLGYYLEQQKRINSLEQVRSKSQISDSIDVKQSEALYNIARTFNALNKKDSMQLYYQFALQKATKGTYQSGQIIYAIAMNHLENGKYKIADSLLQELVDNYQLTEFAQDARLRLGYTDYAKTDTALDLYVSGLSLMRVGEKEKALSQFNKIILNYSNSDIAPQTYYAIGLLFEEQFSFLDSAFITYQNLLDIFPKSPQAIAIKPIIDAVLNARLKFNGSLDPMKLDSLMRVGKIGLIPNRETYTGDPLDKMIPLFKSDDINFDHSEDYLNNNIDSKTKPKTIDSVIQPIIKNKAIKGKKNDAKFLPIQTQSVKNIKIQPIDSITSPVPVSKKKYLPISKKKK; from the coding sequence ATGATTCACAAAATTAAAATACGTTTATTAACATTATTACTAATACTTCCATTTATTTCTTCTTGTAAAACTTGGAATAATTTCAGTACATTTTATAATTTATTCTGGAATATAGAAAGAATTGACAAAGAAATTGCTGACGAAACAGATTATATAAGAGATGAATCAAATCCACAACCATCGTTTTACATACCAAATGATGATGATCAGTCAAAAGGACTCGGTTATTATCCTCACTTAGAAAAAAGAACTTTAAACGAAAAAGAGAAACAATCAAACAAAATTAAGTTAGATTCAATTTTAATTAAAGGATCAAAGCTTTTATCAAGGAATACAAATAGTGATTACTTAGATGGCGCATTATTTTATATAGGAAAAAGTTATTTTTATTTGGGAGATTATTTTCAATCTCAAAGAAAATTTGCTGAACTTGTTAATACAAATCCGAGAAGTACATATATTCCTCAAGGACACTTGTATTGGGCAATGGATCTATTAAAACAAGCAAAACCTGATTCTGCTAAGATCCAAATTTCACGTGCAATCGATGCTGCTTTTTATCATAAACAAAAAAATGTATTAACAGAGGCATACAGATTAAACGCAGATATTGATATAAACAATGGAGATATTGAAGGGGCTTTGAAGCCATATTATAAAGCTTTGACTTTAAGCTCAAATAATGAAGAATCTGCAAGATGGCAATATGAAATTGGTTTAATCCAATATAGAGGTGGTAATTTTGAAAAATCAATACTAGAATTCGAGAAAGTGAAAAATTATTCACCTAATGATTTAACTAAATTTGAAACTTTATTGCAACAAGCAGTAGCTTACAGAGTACTAAACAAATATAATAATGCTCAAATGAATTTAGATATTATTCTAAACGATGATAATTTTTTCAAATGGAAAGGTTTAGCTGAAATTGAGGAAGTTAACTTGAATTCATCTAGGTCTGGTGTTGAATTATTAACCGAAGAAAAGTTGAAATATTTTGATACAACATACAAAGACAAACCATATTCCATGTATGGATTATATGAGAGAGGAGTAAGAGCTTTAAGAACTGGTGATTATAATTCTGCATGGATGAATTTTACTAGGACCCAAAATGCAAATACTCAGTTTCAAAAAAGAGCAAGAAAATATACAAATCTTCTTGGCTATTATTTAGAGCAACAAAAAAGAATAAATTCACTTGAACAAGTTAGAAGTAAAAGCCAAATTTCAGATTCTATTGATGTAAAACAATCTGAGGCATTATATAATATTGCCAGAACATTTAATGCACTAAACAAGAAGGATTCAATGCAATTGTATTATCAATTTGCTCTTCAAAAGGCTACAAAAGGAACTTATCAATCTGGACAAATTATATATGCTATTGCTATGAACCATTTAGAAAATGGTAAATATAAAATTGCTGATTCATTGTTACAAGAATTAGTAGATAATTATCAATTAACAGAATTTGCTCAAGATGCAAGATTAAGACTTGGTTATACTGACTATGCAAAGACAGATACTGCTTTAGATTTGTATGTTTCAGGTTTAAGTTTAATGAGGGTAGGTGAAAAAGAAAAAGCACTTTCTCAATTTAATAAAATTATTTTAAATTATTCTAACTCAGATATTGCTCCTCAAACTTATTACGCAATTGGTTTATTGTTTGAAGAACAATTCTCTTTTTTAGACAGTGCTTTTATTACATATCAAAATTTATTGGATATTTTTCCTAAAAGTCCTCAAGCCATTGCTATTAAACCTATAATTGATGCTGTTTTGAATGCAAGATTAAAATTTAATGGTTCTTTGGATCCTATGAAATTGGATTCTTTAATGAGAGTTGGTAAAATAGGATTAATTCCAAATAGAGAAACATATACAGGTGATCCTTTAGACAAAATGATTCCACTTTTTAAAAGTGATGATATAAATTTTGATCATTCAGAAGATTATTTAAATAACAATATTGATTCAAAAACAAAACCTAAAACTATAGATTCAGTTATTCAGCCCATCATAAAAAATAAAGCTATCAAAGGGAAAAAAAATGATGCTAAATTTTTACCAATTCAAACCCAATCAGTAAAAAATATTAAGATTCAACCTATTGATTCTATAACTTCCCCTGTTCCTGTTTCTAAGAAAAAATATTTACCAATTTCAAAAAAGAAAAAATAG
- a CDS encoding Omp28-related outer membrane protein, whose protein sequence is MLIEEFTSATCIPCVAAGPILNKAVKENNGMVLTIRYHMNYPKLGDPMNIANKDENNKQREKYGVSGIPDAKINGDITIAPTQESEVKRGVSDELKTKSPLSILVNQSINNQEVTDSVFVTAGNSWIGDGTYKLYCTLIQNHLYYNDTIPNTNGEKEFFDVFVKTLPNLLGENFSIKKGETKNYVFKYSINSPLWEVNKIFAIAYVQDIANQNKIIQCGSAEQPKTNVNLLKENENAFVYPNPTTELLTCRLKSNNYKNVNYSVYDVNGKMVLKNIVNNPVSNTEDFVIDVSSLLAGTYVISIYENQNLINSSKFNKK, encoded by the coding sequence GTGTTAATAGAAGAATTTACAAGTGCAACTTGTATACCTTGTGTGGCAGCAGGACCAATTTTAAATAAAGCTGTTAAAGAAAATAATGGTATGGTGTTAACAATAAGATATCATATGAATTATCCTAAACTTGGAGATCCTATGAATATAGCTAATAAAGATGAAAACAACAAACAAAGAGAAAAATATGGAGTTTCTGGTATTCCTGATGCAAAGATAAATGGTGATATAACAATTGCACCTACTCAAGAATCTGAAGTAAAAAGAGGAGTTAGTGATGAGTTAAAAACCAAATCTCCTCTCTCAATATTGGTTAATCAAAGTATCAATAATCAAGAAGTGACTGATTCTGTTTTTGTAACTGCAGGAAATTCTTGGATAGGAGATGGAACATATAAATTGTATTGCACTCTTATACAAAATCATTTATACTATAATGATACAATACCAAACACAAATGGTGAAAAAGAATTTTTTGATGTTTTTGTTAAAACTTTACCTAATCTATTAGGTGAGAATTTTTCTATAAAAAAAGGTGAAACTAAAAATTATGTATTTAAGTATTCTATAAATTCACCTTTATGGGAAGTTAATAAAATATTTGCAATTGCTTATGTTCAAGATATTGCAAATCAAAATAAAATTATTCAATGTGGATCGGCAGAACAACCAAAAACAAATGTTAATTTATTGAAAGAAAATGAGAATGCATTTGTTTACCCCAACCCAACTACTGAATTACTTACTTGCAGATTGAAAAGTAATAATTACAAAAATGTTAATTATTCGGTATATGATGTTAATGGTAAAATGGTACTAAAAAATATTGTAAATAATCCTGTTTCTAATACTGAAGACTTTGTTATTGATGTATCATCTTTATTAGCTGGAACATACGTAATATCCATTTATGAAAATCAGAATTTAATTAATTCATCTAAATTTAATAAAAAATAA
- a CDS encoding IgGFc-binding protein, with amino-acid sequence MKFVKIILSIFCFLSITTSIKAQVAGLGKEFFFAFPSNWEQSQPFRNIRIYLLSTKKTEVKVWAGSVLKKTVFTIPNDVVSVDLLPQEGQVFTKSDTKIVPRDSVYIDKALHVRSVDPIAVYGMNSITGTREGMTILPVNQCGRDYIVSTAPGLSSSSQLLCSQFMITGLYASSQVFITLPKHTITGSRDSSVEKSFEVSLNRGDVYSLMSKDEVNDLSGAIITCNRPIAVTAGTQCSILPLSEFQYCDHVSEMLHPITNAGNLFYTVPFPLREKGDLFKIFATEDSTDVYYNDETPVRINRFGNDLELRESWYTTLPIASNLSKIRSNKPIQVMQFNNSQSYDKVKSDPYGVVLTPFKNYSNNYLFYVGDLQSNFINIVCDSNEYLNIEYKTGENGTWKKISGLTPIRKNFYFDGNIGLTLKLGTGAYQIRGTKPFHGIVCGNSDSEGYGFPFTNNINLGFIPDTINPITSIISSDCRKGSYTIRAQDLPSIDSIRINLYKIEDVELSNYKLIVDPINEGVTISSNYKLEVMDVRKGAQAIVAVYDYNGNTKLDTFIYKPKLISTEKKIIDMGLKIGEFKLLNKLTIKNELTNPTDVVLSLKDNSGFVINSPKRLTLQSLGTSEIIVEYNNSKVGPSIDTLLISDDCGPILGIELSAKTLAPSEIGALDLDFGSIDLNKINVQDLIIKNNSQSESILSISDIKPPFDFGAFKFTEGIPPYPIQIDNGKSVKIKISFKPQIEKKYIDSVIVTSNSITNGSNKYQINLIGTGVLGIGNVNDFDKNVILNAFISEKNLKLEYTVLGTSFLSVSLYDISGKSITSIFDGNVNGKNTILKDISELPTGQYYVYCELNGKKVKIIKIYNN; translated from the coding sequence ATGAAGTTCGTAAAAATTATTCTATCAATATTTTGTTTCCTTTCGATAACTACTAGCATAAAAGCTCAAGTTGCAGGATTAGGAAAAGAATTCTTTTTTGCTTTTCCATCAAATTGGGAACAATCACAACCCTTTAGAAACATCAGAATCTATTTACTATCAACAAAAAAAACTGAGGTTAAAGTATGGGCTGGATCAGTTCTTAAAAAAACTGTTTTCACTATTCCAAACGATGTAGTATCAGTTGATTTGCTTCCACAAGAAGGACAAGTCTTTACAAAAAGTGATACTAAAATTGTGCCTCGAGATAGTGTATATATTGATAAAGCATTACATGTAAGATCTGTGGATCCTATTGCAGTTTATGGAATGAATAGTATAACAGGAACAAGGGAAGGTATGACAATTTTACCAGTTAATCAATGTGGAAGGGATTATATTGTTTCAACTGCTCCAGGCTTATCTTCAAGTAGTCAATTGTTATGTTCACAGTTTATGATTACAGGTTTGTATGCTTCATCTCAAGTATTTATTACTTTACCAAAACATACAATAACTGGATCAAGAGATTCATCAGTTGAAAAGTCATTTGAGGTTTCTTTAAATAGAGGAGATGTTTATAGTTTAATGTCTAAAGATGAAGTGAATGATTTAAGTGGTGCAATTATTACTTGCAACAGACCAATTGCAGTTACAGCTGGTACTCAATGTAGTATTTTACCCCTTAGCGAATTTCAATACTGTGATCACGTTTCTGAAATGTTGCATCCAATTACTAATGCTGGTAATTTATTTTATACAGTTCCATTTCCTTTAAGAGAAAAAGGTGATTTGTTTAAAATATTTGCAACAGAAGATTCAACAGATGTTTATTACAATGATGAAACACCAGTTAGAATAAATAGATTTGGTAATGATTTAGAATTAAGAGAATCATGGTATACTACTTTACCAATTGCATCAAACTTATCAAAAATAAGATCTAATAAGCCTATTCAGGTAATGCAATTTAATAACTCTCAATCTTATGATAAAGTTAAAAGCGATCCTTATGGAGTTGTTTTAACACCGTTTAAAAATTATAGTAATAATTATTTGTTTTATGTTGGGGATTTACAAAGCAATTTTATAAACATTGTATGTGATTCAAATGAATATTTAAATATTGAATATAAAACTGGTGAAAATGGAACATGGAAAAAAATATCTGGTCTTACGCCAATTAGAAAGAATTTTTATTTTGATGGAAATATTGGATTAACTTTAAAACTTGGAACTGGGGCTTACCAAATAAGAGGAACAAAGCCATTCCATGGTATAGTATGTGGGAATAGTGATTCAGAGGGTTATGGTTTTCCATTTACAAATAATATTAATTTGGGATTTATTCCTGATACAATTAATCCTATTACTTCAATAATTAGCTCAGATTGTAGAAAGGGAAGTTATACTATTCGGGCACAGGATTTGCCATCAATAGATTCAATCAGAATTAATTTATATAAAATTGAAGATGTTGAGTTATCAAATTATAAATTAATTGTTGATCCAATAAATGAAGGAGTTACAATATCTTCAAATTACAAATTAGAAGTAATGGATGTTAGAAAAGGTGCTCAAGCAATTGTTGCTGTATATGACTATAATGGTAATACTAAATTGGATACATTTATTTATAAACCTAAATTAATAAGTACTGAGAAGAAGATTATTGATATGGGACTAAAAATAGGTGAATTCAAATTACTAAATAAATTAACTATAAAAAATGAATTAACTAATCCTACTGATGTAGTGTTATCATTAAAAGATAATTCAGGGTTTGTTATCAATTCTCCAAAAAGATTAACACTTCAAAGTTTAGGTACTTCTGAAATAATTGTCGAATACAATAACTCTAAAGTAGGACCATCAATTGATACACTTTTAATATCAGATGATTGCGGACCAATCTTAGGAATTGAGCTAAGTGCTAAAACATTAGCCCCTAGCGAAATTGGAGCTTTAGATTTAGATTTTGGATCTATTGATTTAAATAAAATAAACGTTCAAGATCTAATTATAAAAAATAATTCTCAAAGTGAGAGTATATTAAGTATTTCAGATATAAAACCACCTTTTGATTTTGGAGCTTTTAAATTCACAGAAGGTATTCCACCTTATCCAATTCAGATTGATAATGGAAAATCAGTAAAAATTAAAATTAGTTTTAAACCTCAAATTGAAAAAAAATATATTGATTCTGTTATTGTTACAAGTAATTCAATTACAAATGGATCAAATAAATATCAAATTAATTTAATCGGAACTGGAGTTCTAGGTATTGGTAATGTAAATGATTTTGATAAAAATGTAATTTTAAATGCTTTCATATCAGAAAAAAATTTAAAACTAGAATATACTGTTTTAGGTACTTCATTTTTATCAGTCAGTTTATATGATATTTCTGGGAAATCTATTACTTCAATTTTTGATGGTAATGTAAATGGAAAGAATACAATTTTAAAAGATATATCTGAATTACCAACAGGACAATATTATGTTTATTGCGAGTTAAATGGAAAAAAAGTTAAAATCATAAAAATCTATAACAATTAA